The following coding sequences are from one Granulicella arctica window:
- a CDS encoding lysophospholipid acyltransferase family protein: MSQRSHSKGPNPAFNVREVLEFLLVWIAVHTLRLLPRSLARRIGAGIGSIALKRLGRLRKVGLQNLHLAFPQMPEADRLRILENVYRNLGWLLAEFCQMATYTPESAGKFIRYDGLEHYLAARERGKGVLVLTGHLGAWELSSFYHSLVGYPMGLVIRRLDNPLVDRFVNRIRCLHGNRVIHKDDFARGLIASMRAGETVGILMDTNMTPPQGLFVPFFDIPACTASGLARVALKTGAAVVPGFLLWEEREQQYILRFGEELTLEHTGDSEADTMANTALFTAVIERYIRQYPDQWLWMHRRWKTRPPGEDRLYR; the protein is encoded by the coding sequence TTGAGCCAGAGATCTCATTCAAAGGGGCCGAACCCCGCTTTCAACGTCCGTGAGGTGTTGGAATTTCTCTTGGTGTGGATCGCCGTCCATACGCTGCGTCTGCTGCCGCGCTCGCTGGCACGCAGGATCGGTGCCGGCATCGGCTCCATCGCGCTCAAGCGGCTGGGCAGGCTCCGCAAGGTGGGCCTCCAGAATCTGCACCTGGCCTTCCCGCAGATGCCCGAAGCTGATCGCCTCCGCATCCTTGAAAATGTCTACCGAAATCTGGGCTGGCTCCTCGCCGAGTTCTGCCAGATGGCAACCTACACTCCAGAATCCGCAGGAAAATTCATCCGCTACGATGGCCTCGAGCACTACCTCGCAGCCCGCGAGCGCGGCAAGGGCGTCCTCGTCCTCACCGGCCATCTCGGCGCATGGGAGCTCTCCAGCTTCTACCACTCCCTCGTCGGCTATCCGATGGGCCTCGTCATCCGACGGCTCGACAACCCGCTCGTCGATCGCTTCGTCAACCGCATCCGCTGCCTGCACGGCAACCGCGTCATCCACAAGGACGACTTCGCGCGCGGTCTCATCGCCTCCATGCGCGCCGGGGAGACCGTCGGCATCCTCATGGACACCAACATGACGCCGCCCCAGGGCCTCTTCGTGCCCTTCTTCGACATCCCCGCATGTACCGCCTCCGGACTCGCACGCGTGGCCCTCAAGACCGGTGCCGCCGTCGTCCCCGGCTTCCTCCTCTGGGAGGAGCGCGAACAGCAGTACATCCTCCGCTTCGGCGAAGAATTAACCCTCGAACACACGGGCGACAGCGAAGCAGATACCATGGCCAACACAGCTCTGTTCACGGCGGTCATCGAGCGCTATATCCGCCAGTATCCCGACCAGTGGCTGTGGATGCACCGGCGCTGGAAGACACGCCCACCCGGGGAGGATCGCCTGTACCGATGA
- the lpxD gene encoding UDP-3-O-(3-hydroxymyristoyl)glucosamine N-acyltransferase, which translates to MMTLHQLAKLVGAELTAPEADQPSAELTRVSHLEAASSDAIVFASDARTLTSALASPAGAILAAAKLFPAAAANDSRLIYVTDARYAFALAASHLQAQPTESEVHPTAVLGKGVTLGKATTIGPHAVLGDGVHIGNHCAIGAHVTLYTGTTLGDHVVVQAGAVLGATGFGYACHADTGEYLLFPQQGTLVIEDHVDIGATTTIDRGALGETRIGRGTKIDNLVHIGHNCTIGRNVVIAAQTGISGSSVVEDGAILGGQVGIGEHATVGRGVILGGGAGVLSGKKMHGPNQVFWGRPARPLKEYLRDLARLRGGRKGSEA; encoded by the coding sequence ATGATGACCCTGCATCAACTCGCAAAGCTGGTAGGCGCTGAGCTCACTGCGCCCGAAGCCGATCAGCCTTCCGCCGAGCTCACCCGCGTCTCCCACCTCGAAGCCGCATCCAGTGACGCCATCGTCTTCGCCTCCGATGCCAGGACCCTCACCTCTGCCCTCGCCTCACCAGCCGGAGCCATTCTCGCCGCAGCAAAGTTATTCCCCGCAGCAGCGGCGAACGATTCCCGTCTTATCTACGTCACGGACGCACGCTACGCCTTCGCCCTCGCCGCCAGCCACCTGCAAGCGCAGCCGACCGAGAGCGAAGTCCACCCCACAGCCGTCCTCGGCAAAGGCGTCACTCTGGGTAAAGCAACAACCATCGGTCCGCACGCCGTCCTCGGCGACGGCGTCCACATCGGCAATCACTGCGCCATCGGCGCTCACGTCACCCTCTACACCGGAACCACCCTCGGCGATCACGTCGTCGTACAGGCCGGAGCCGTCCTCGGCGCAACCGGCTTCGGCTATGCCTGCCATGCAGATACCGGTGAGTACCTCCTCTTTCCCCAGCAGGGAACCCTCGTCATCGAGGACCACGTCGACATCGGCGCCACCACCACCATCGATCGCGGGGCGCTCGGCGAAACTCGCATCGGTCGCGGCACAAAGATCGACAACCTCGTTCACATCGGTCACAACTGCACCATCGGTCGCAACGTCGTCATCGCCGCGCAGACCGGCATCTCCGGCTCAAGCGTCGTCGAGGACGGAGCGATCCTCGGCGGCCAGGTCGGTATCGGTGAGCACGCCACCGTGGGCCGCGGCGTCATCCTCGGCGGGGGAGCCGGTGTCCTCAGCGGCAAAAAAATGCACGGTCCCAACCAGGTCTTCTGGGGCCGCCCTGCACGCCCCTTGAAGGAGTACCTCCGCGACCTAGCCCGTCTGCGCGGAGGCCGCAAGGGGTCGGAGGCCTGA